The following DNA comes from Candidatus Nanosynbacter sp. TM7-074.
AACGCCAGCCAGTGCCAAACCACCCATCAATGAAGCAATAGTTGGCGCCATCATATTGATGAGGCCTGATGCCGTAGCAAAGGCTGCCACCATGACTTCTTTGCTTGAGCCAACCAGGTCGGCAATTGGCGCAATAACCGGCATGGTTGCTGCTGCCAAACCTGATGATGATGGTACGATGAATGACATTGGCAAGTAGAACAGATACGCCAGCACACCAACAACACCACCGCCAGCATCTTTCAGGAGCGCTTCACCCCAGCTGATGATAGTATCTTGGATTTCACCGTTAGTCATCACAACAGAAACACCGGTTGCTACTGCGATGATCAAAGCAACTGGCAAGATATCTTTCACACCATCAATGAAGGTGTCAACTGGGAAAATACCCTCCTTCTTAAACTCTTTATAGTAAATTGCGGTTATTACAATAGTTGACATCAAGAACAGTGTAGTGATTTCGCCAAACAGCCATTCACCAAAGGCGGCACTATGAACCACACCGAGCGCTGCACCGATAACTGGTAAATCTGAAGCTCTCTTAAACACGTCGTCAAAGAAAGTAATTTCCCAGCTCCCCCAAGGAATCAGCGAAAGAACCATCAGGATAAATGTGATAGCGAATACGCCCATGACAACTTTTCGTGGGGTAGTTAGTTTTGGTATGTTTTCCATATCTAGAGCAGCCGTAGCTGGCTTATAACGAACATCCTCCTTATATTTGCCAGCCTTCACTTTTGCCGCGTAGCGCATAGTGAAGATAATTGCCGCAATCAGACACAGTAATAAAATGATAGACATAATTGGAATTACACTACCTAGCTTTACGTCTGCTGTTGCAGCTGCAGCACCAGTAGAGAATGGGTTAATGGTTGAACCGAGCACACCCGTACCGGCACCAAGCACAATCACCATCACACCAGTCATTGCATTGTAGCCAGCAGCAATCATCATTGGTATAACTAGTGCGTAAAACGCCACTGTTTCTTCCTGCATGCCGTAAGTTGTACCACCGATAGCAAATAGCGTCATCAAAATTGGAATGAGCCATTTTTCTTTACCCTTAAGCTTGCGAAGTAGCGCACCAAGAGAAGCATCAAGAGCACCGGTCTTCATGGTAACGCCCAAGAATCCACCAAGCACCATGACGAAAACAATCACATCAAGCTTATTCGTCATGCCTTTAATCGGCGCAGTGAAGACATCCCATAAACCTTGTCGATCATGCTTGTCGACTTCAGTCTCTTTACCATCCTTCTTTTCCTTGACAGTACGATCTTTATTTACTACATGATACGACCCCGCGATACGATTGCCATCATCATCTGTCTTATAAAGACCTGATGGGATAACCCATGTTAGTGCTGCCATGATTGCGATCACGACAAATAAAATCGTAAAAGCCGACGGCGATCGAAGCTTCTGCTTTGCTTTTTTAATTTTTTCTACCATTGCCTCGGAGCCTCCTTAACCTCCTTATTACGACAACAACTACAGTGTTAAAGCCATAACAGCTTTAATTGTATGCATACGATTTTCCGCTTGATCAAATACTATCGAATGCGGCGAGCGGAACACCTCATCCGTAACCTCCATAGAATCTAGACCAAAATCTTCCTGAACTTTTTTACCAGTAATCGTCAAAGCGTCGTGGAATGCTGGCAAACAGTGCATGAACTTAACTTCAGGATTCCCCGTCAGGTTAATCATGTCACGATTGACTTGGAAGTGGCGCAATTGATTGATACGCTCAGCAAACTTATCCTCCTCGCCCATTGAAACCCAAACATCGGTGTAAATCACATCAGCGCCGCGTAAAGCTTCTTCGAAGTTGTCGGTAATGGTAATACGCGCATGACTTGACCTGGCGAAGTGGCGAGCCTTGTCAACAAGAGCTTGCTCCGGATGTAGTTCACGAGGCGCTAAAATACGGAAATCAAGACCCATAATTGCTGATCCAATCATCAGGGAATTTGCCATATTATTACGACCATCGCCCACAAATACTAATTTGGTGCCTTTGAGTTTACCAACATGTTCCTCAATAGTCATGAAATCAGCCAAAATCTGTGTTGGATGGAACTTATCTGTCAAGCCGTTCCACACCGGCACGCCGGCATGCTTCGCCAAATCTTCCACCGTTTTATGATCAAAACCGCGAAACTCAATACCGTCAAACATCCGACCCAGAACCTTAGCTGTATCCTCGACTGTTTCTTTTTTACCAAGCTGGATATCATCCTTACCAAGATATTCTGGTGCGATACCCAAATCATTAGCCGCCACGGTAAAAGCGCAGCGTGTCCGAGTTGAGGTTTTCTCAAATAGCAATGCCACAT
Coding sequences within:
- a CDS encoding YfcC family protein, whose amino-acid sequence is MVEKIKKAKQKLRSPSAFTILFVVIAIMAALTWVIPSGLYKTDDDGNRIAGSYHVVNKDRTVKEKKDGKETEVDKHDRQGLWDVFTAPIKGMTNKLDVIVFVMVLGGFLGVTMKTGALDASLGALLRKLKGKEKWLIPILMTLFAIGGTTYGMQEETVAFYALVIPMMIAAGYNAMTGVMVIVLGAGTGVLGSTINPFSTGAAAATADVKLGSVIPIMSIILLLCLIAAIIFTMRYAAKVKAGKYKEDVRYKPATAALDMENIPKLTTPRKVVMGVFAITFILMVLSLIPWGSWEITFFDDVFKRASDLPVIGAALGVVHSAAFGEWLFGEITTLFLMSTIVITAIYYKEFKKEGIFPVDTFIDGVKDILPVALIIAVATGVSVVMTNGEIQDTIISWGEALLKDAGGGVVGVLAYLFYLPMSFIVPSSSGLAAATMPVIAPIADLVGSSKEVMVAAFATASGLINMMAPTIASLMGGLALAGVSYRDWLKRSAPIMAVFAVISLVVIAIFGAL
- the argF gene encoding ornithine carbamoyltransferase, with the translated sequence MAQSLKGRSLLTLGDYTAEEIRLLLDTAREYRRLKYAGVSHRIHEGKNVALLFEKTSTRTRCAFTVAANDLGIAPEYLGKDDIQLGKKETVEDTAKVLGRMFDGIEFRGFDHKTVEDLAKHAGVPVWNGLTDKFHPTQILADFMTIEEHVGKLKGTKLVFVGDGRNNMANSLMIGSAIMGLDFRILAPRELHPEQALVDKARHFARSSHARITITDNFEEALRGADVIYTDVWVSMGEEDKFAERINQLRHFQVNRDMINLTGNPEVKFMHCLPAFHDALTITGKKVQEDFGLDSMEVTDEVFRSPHSIVFDQAENRMHTIKAVMALTL